The genome window CCTCTGCTTCTAGAGTTCCTGCCACTTGCACTCCTCTCTGGGCCATATCATGGCTTCTGCTTACTACCTTACTTAACCATCTTTCAGCTTCTACCCTTCCTGTGAACTACTTTGAACTGTTAACTTAATTGGTTGTCTTGCATTCCAGTCATCAAAAGAAGAACCAGTAACAAAATTTTGTACCAGGCTCCCACAGGCTATTACCCAATCTGCAGGTTGATTGCCTTTGAGTCAAGCACCCAGTCCTGGGCAACCACAAAAAGCCAGAGTGGCAGGGCCATGTGGTTGACATTGCTGAGGAGAAATCTGGGCAAGGCAGGCATTCAGATTGGTTTCTCTCCCCAAacacttctttttctctcctttttctttctttcttcttccctttctcaggTCTTACTACTTGTCTGCtatctgctttctcttctctccctctctacttttcctgtctcctctctATGATAATCTCTGAAGATATACAGAGATATGTAGACATGAAGCTTCACAACTTGATATTCACTGCTCactctttaaaaatcttaatttgttTCCATTATGGCATCAAGTCTCTTATGCTTAACTAAAAGCAGATAAGAAAATTGATAACTTAATTCATCATCCTTTCAGTAATTCCAAGTTGACTTTTGGTCTTTGttctattatgttttaaaatctaattatttAACCATTAATGAACCGCCCCCCCCAATCATTATTTGTGAAACTTACTAAACAGTCTCTTTCATTGTAAACAGTAAACTTTCAGGAAGAGTGCTGTATTTGGGGAAAGAAGTGTCAGAATTTACTGCTCCAATGTCCCTCTGAGAACTATTCATCATTCTAGCATTTCATAAgctgttgtcttttcatttttactccCACATGTcctattttgctttctttccaaaTTGTAGATGTCTTGTAGCAGACATGACAGGAAGGAGTAACCACATTAAACATGATAAAGAAGAGCAGTGGAGAGATTGTCAGCCCCACTCACACAGCAGCTTGATAGTACTGCCCTGATCAAGAGTTTCTTGTACTCCAGCcctctatttttttctgaaaagaaaatctaatttAACAAGAAAGCTTTATAagaattacttttaaaaacatcatcCCACCTTTCTGACATTAATTTCAAGTTTTAAGTATTtcctccaaagtgaaagtgaaagtcactcagtcgtgtccaactctttgcaaacccatggactaaacagtccagggaattctccaggtcagaatactggagtgggtagcctttcccttctccaaggtatgttcccaacccaggtctctcgcattgcaggtggattctttaccaactgagccacaagggaagcccaaagtgggTAAGAATTTTTGCCTAGCTACTATTATAACTAGAGATACATTGCTCTTTCATTCCCAGCAGAAAATGGACAAGAAACTTTGCTGTTGTGGCTGCAGAAGGTGGCCAAATGGTTCTCCAATACTTTGTGCAATCTAGTTCCACACCCATTATGTCTAACAGGCCACAAACATTTATCAATAAAATATGGTCTAACCTTTAGGAGTTCACAATCGTAATGTACTGTTGTTCTTCCAAACGGCCATCGCCAAACCCTTCACTTTTTCCTTCCTACCTTTTAACTCTTAACAATTTGGCATCCtgccctcccccaaccctccaTCAGCATTTACTGTTTTTATCGTAACTGTATAGTGTATCTGCTTTCCTTCAAAGAGGAAAGACTCTCTCTTCTATATCACCAGGCCTAGCATAGCACATAGAACACAGTTAGCAAAGCAAGGGTTATTGCATAAACTACTATCATCCAAGTAATAGCTACCATTTCCAGAGCACTTACTATGTAAACTACTAAGATAGCTACGAAAGCAGATGCACCTGACAATTGGTATTATTGGCCTGGAAGTTGAAGGTCTTATCCCTTGGTGCACTATGGCAGAGGTTAACTACTTACAGTTTATCTACACTATcctggaggctttccctgagCAGACCATCCAGTCCAAGTAGCACCTGTTACCCTCCAGCACATGCTACTGTCTAATATATTCCTATTTAATGATGTCTCCCTTACTATAATGAAAGCTCCAAGAGAACAGTCATCTTGCCTAACTTGGGCTTGGCAGGTAgaaagttaaataaatgaatctaaACTTCCATTTCTTTGGGTTGCCATGTTGACTTGCACACTGTAGATCACAAGTAGGTTtttatactactactactactaagtcacttcagttgtgtccgactctgtgtgaccccatagacggcagcccaccaggctccccggtccctgggattctccaggcaagaacactggagtgggttgtcatttccttctccaatgcatgaaagtgaaaaatgaaaatgaagtcgctcagtcgtctccgactcttcgcgaccccatggactgcagcctaccaggctcctccatccatgggattttccaggcaagagtactggagtggggtgccatcaccttctccggtaGGTTTTTATATTTATGCTTAAATTTCAGGATAATTGTGTTGAATATCTTATGGTCCATAATGAATTCTGGGAGTGGACTAAAACTAAAAGTTTCGTCACATTCCCCCAAGCACGTACTGACATGGTTGCTGGAATTTTTTGCGGCAACAAGAAAGCCACTTCCTCTGACGTAAGGTGGCCCCCATGCCTATGTCTTGCCACATCCTCTGATAACAGAAATCAGGATGGCCAGGCTGGCTGGGGCGGTCAGGATTCCAGACGCTCACGCTAACAGAGCCCGGAGTGCAGGGGTCTCTGGACCCCTTCGGCCTACAGTCGGCCGTGAGGAGGGGGGCAGGAGGGCCTCCGCGGATTCTGGCGGCTCCGTAGGGCGGCTGTCCGCCTAGCGGCGCCCCTTCCTATTGCGTTCCTCTTCGTTTACCTCCAAAGACCAGAACGCACCTCCAAGCCTCCAAAGGGCAACGTCATTGAGTCCCCTGTCACGTGGAAGGCGCGACAGCGTTCACAGGCTCCCGGCAGGGCAGAGGCCTGGCGGGGTGCTGGACCGGGCCCAGGACAGTCCGCCCCAAGCCCTGCCTCAGATTCCCGCCGGTTCCAGACTCTCGCTCGGGTCGCCGCCGCTGCCAGACGCCAGACGCGGCCCCGCCCACCCTGCAAACGACCTGGCCCCGCTTCCTGGCCCCGCCCATAGCTCCCGCCGTGACCCCGCCTATCTGGACTCGGCTTTGGTCCCGCCCCTGGAAGCCCTATTTATTCCGCCCCCAGCACCTACACCGCCAGAACCCTCAGGCTAGTGGCAGTCGGTTCTGCACCTCTTCTCGCGTCACTGCTGCCGCCATGCCCGGAGGTCTCCTCCTCGGGGACGAGGCTCCCAACTTCGAGGCAAATACTACCATCGGCCGCATCCGTTTCCACGACTATCTGGGAGACTCGTAAGTGGCCACCTCGTCGCCCTGCCCTAGCCTCGGGTTACGCCCGAATTCAGGGGAGCCTTCCCTTTTTCCTCTCTTCGGTCCTCCTCACCGCTCGGCCCCCAACTCGTCGCCTCTCTCCTCCCCGCACCGGTTCCTGCGCGTGCGTCTCGTTGTCTGGCCGCTTCTTCGCGGCGGCGCTGCGGAGGGGCAGCAACCCTCCGGCCCACCCTGCACTTGATCGCCTCTCGCTTCTCGGCCCCCGCGTGGTTGGGCTGGCTCCCGgatgaggaagggggagggggaacaAAATTGGGTTCCCGCGGATCTCAGGAACGGGAGGCCGGTACGGAGGAGAGTTTAAGTCCATTTACTTCTGTTGGGTGAACTGTGTGAGTAGCATGGTCCAGCCGAGGCCCGGAGCGGGCAGGGGCCGGGCAGCATCGGTGGTCAGTTTCCGGGACTCGTGCCCAGGGTcgtacctccctccctccctccgttCTGCAGTTCATTCCCGGGGGAAGGTGGGTAGCCAAGGCCAGTCAAAGGGCACTGCTGCTGGCTGAAGGTTTAGGAAGGACCCAGCGTGTTATCTGAGGGTTCTGCTTGCTGCAGTGGTATTTGCAGGCTTCTCAgcacaaaaaaaatttaaaccaccAGCTGCCAAATTGGTGGCTGAAAGACTTTTTGTCCAGAGCCTCCCCCAGCTGCTAGAATTTGATTTGATAGCCGCTTTGGGAGGAACCCAGAACACTCTGCGTGCGGGTGTGTCCTTTATTCCAGAACTTGCAGCACCCTGAGGGAAGGGGTTTCTGAGGTTGTTCAGTTAGCGGTAACTATGGGTAGGTCACGGACACCAACACCTCCCACTTTGAGGCCTTTTTGTTTCACAGCAGAGTGCCTCTTACTGCCCCTCCCCCCTGTGCCTTGCTCCCAGCCGCAGGCAGTCTTGCCAAACTGGTGACCCGTGATCTAGCCTGGCAATCATACTATTATGACTAGGAGTATATTGGTGGAACGGTGGTTTTACAGCTTCTGAATCAGCAAACGTCAAGTTGATTAGATTTAATATGAAACATCCCAGCTGTGTCTAGTTATATTGTGGTTCTGGGGTTCCAGTGCCTGcaccccctcaacacacacacactgtggtcTAAGGTTTTACAATTCCTTCTTGCTTTGTATCCCTTTTATAAACAGTGACCAGGTGTATATATTACAGAGGGTGAACTTGATGAGATGAATTAGTGATAGGCCAAACCTCTGCAGAGCACCTGGGAGAGATTCTTAGGCCTAACCAACCTCTTCGaagtgtgtcagttgctcagttgtgtcctactttttgtgaccccatggattttagcctgccagggagaatccatgggattctctaggcaagaatactgaagtgggtatccattccctcctccaagagatcttcccaacccagggatcaaacctgggtctcccacattgcaggtggattctttaccatctgagccactggggatttTTTTCCAACCACTGATTAAGGGAAAAGCtaagttctttgaaaggactagGCTAGAAAAAGGATGAGAAATGGAACACTCAGACCTTAAAAGCAGGCAAAGACTTCAGAAATACAGACCATGTCCGGTCTCATACTCAAGTATCTAGGTATTAGTATTTCTCCAaaactccatgggattttcagagaATGTTtcttcccagcccccacccacatGAAACAAAATCTTGCCAAAGCTCTTAGCTTGTAGAAAGGTAAATATTATTATGAAGCATATTTATTGTAGCAATAGTTAAAAATGATATCACTGTTTAAGCTAACCCTACTTGTTTGGAATTTTTGTTGATCTGATTAAAAGTGATACCTTCTCAGGGAATTAGCAGTAGGAAGATGAGAGAGAAAACTGCATCTataaacaaataatacacaagtcTGCCTTGGGTCAAGTATGGGAGAGTACTATTTCCTGCCTTACCCCAAAAATAAGTTTGAGCCTTTTATAACACTATAATAAATGGATTGTGGCAAATGTAATTTTTCCCAACTCCACTCTTCATGTGATTTCAGTTCAGACTGTCAATTTGTAATCAGATgtgttttggagaaaaaaaattacaatttcaaACATTACAGGTACCTACCCTTCCCCTGGACAACTGGAAACAGCCAAGGGGTTTGGGAGCTTATTTAATGAGTTTATTGAGCCCAATTACCATGTATATGTGACAGAAGCAGCTTCTTCACAGTACATCTTCACCAAACAAACCGTGGGTTTTCCTTGGGTTTTTCCAGGGGGTTAGTGAGTTGGGACCATCTCCCTTAAAGGAGGAAACCTTTTTGtcctttttgaaaatgaaaaaggaaggaaaggggataCTGTAACTGTATTCCTCTGAAGAGCAGCAgtagagagacagagggaaatgGGCCACAGTAAGATATTATCAGGGGTTATCCTGTTCCTCGCCAGGAGCAAACTAGAGTGTGGCTTCTGAAGGGGAGGATGTGAAGTGGCTTCAGACAAGTTTTCTTAACATGATTCAGCAAAACAAGTCTCTTGACTCACAGTGCAAAGAGAAGGCCTGATTTTTCTAACTAATCACCTCTTTAACAATGCAAGAGGAACTgccctgttcattttttttctcaacttCTTCCTTAAGTCTCATCTGACCCTTAAATAGATCCTTCACCATGGACTCTAAGGCCTAGATTGTACTCATAACtagattaattatttttaaacattttaaataaatctctTATTGCCctttatgtatataaaaatacataccaCACCCTCCCacaatcttaaaaatattacctTTCTCTTCCCAGTCTTGCCACAGGGCCATCCATCCTTTTTATAAGAAGgtcttttcctttcctgaaacCTTGGGAGCTGAGTGGCAGATGTAGGTGGAAATTAGGTACCCtgtctctgctttcttctttgtGCTTCAGGAAATTTGGCAAACTTCAAGGAGGTCAGCGTGGCGTCTAGGCTACCATGAGTAATCTACTAGTTTAAGGTCCTGCTTTAATGTTGTTAAGTCGACTAGAATGTGGAAACTGAGTGTTAGATTTTCAGTTGAAAGAATAGTTTCTGCTGCCCAGAAGGACAGTACTCCAAAGATTCTTGGTGACTTAGCTTGAAATGTGCTTAAAATTCATGCAAGTTTAATCGTAGGCAATGATGATGCAGATAATACTATTTCCCTAAGAATCTGTAGTTGTAGAAATCAGCATTGAAGGCTGTATTTTTTCTACCCACCTGGTctaaaggaagaagaaactgcACGTGAAGAGATAGGTGAAACTCTTATAATGCTGTTGTTTTGTCAGGGTACAAATATTGGGTGTCCTGTTTAGCAGGTTAGATCAGTAAACTGGTTTTACAAAAGTTTTTATATCTGTTCACGTAAAAGAAGCCAAGTGTCAGCTTTAACTTTACATATAAATAGAGGATAGAAGCCTATTTATTTCAGGTTACATAATGTGTTTATTATTTAAGTCAGGCATTGGTCTAGATTCAGGCATACTGGCTCATCCATTATTAGAGGCGAATGTCAGCATATCTGTGcttagaaaaaaatgtagaaagtgTAAAAGAAGGGGGAAGCTATTTTAGTAAGTATTTAGTTTGAATAGCACAGATTGTTTTAGCTGAAAAGGACTCAGGGTAGCTCTGGAATTACTAAAGTAGGCAATACCCTGAcagtctttttaaatatttaccataTTGAATTTCATATATTTGATTGAAGTGGGCATGAAACAGATTTTTCTGGAGATAATTGAAAAGCACTCCTCAACAGAAAAGTTTAAAAGTGATTGTcttcatgcgtgcatgctaagtcgcttcagccctATCctaactggagtgggttcccatgccctcctccaggggatcttcctgacccagggatggaacccacatctcttaacatctcttgctttggcaggcgggttctttaccactagcaccacctgggaagccccaattgtCTTCATaagcattcattttaaaaagaaagccatTTCTGATCTAGGATTTGTGATTTTTCACTGTACGTGATGTTGGTGATCATCTCTTCATTCACTTGTGACCTTCTTTTCCTTATTCAGATGGGgcattctcttctcccacccTCGGGACTTTACCCCAGTGTGTACCACGGAGCTCGGCAGAGCAGCAAAGCTGGCACCAGAATTTGCCAAGAGAAATGTTAAGATGATTGCTCTTTCCATAGACAGTGTGGAAGACCATCTTGCATGGAGCAAGGTATTACCTGTTGGCAGAAGCTTTGAGGTTACAGATCATGTTATAAATTTTATAGAGTAGCTTGGTTTGAGGCGAAGGTGATACTTTCTTTGATACTAAATGATAGAGGGTAGGAATTAGCTTGATTTAGGATAgaataacattcagaaaacgaaaatcatggcatctggtcccatcacttcatggtaaatagatggggaaacagtagaaacagtgtcagactttatttttttgggctccaaaatcactgcagatggtgactgcagccatgaaattaaaagacgcttactccttggaagaaaagttatgaccgacctagatagcatattcaaaagcagagacattactttgccgactaaggtccgtctagtcaaggctgtggtttttccagtggtcatgtatggatgtgagagttggactgtgaagaaggctgagcaccgaagaattgatgcttttgaactgtggtgttggagaagactcttgagagtctcttggactgcaaggagatccaaccaatccatgctgaaggagatcagccctggcatttctttggaaggaatgatgctaaagctgaaactccagtactttggccacctcatgcaaagagttgactcattggaaaagactctgatgctgggagggattgggggcaggaagagaaggggacaacccaggatgagatggctggatggcatcacggactcgatggacatgagtctgagtgaactcctggagttggtgatggacagggaggcctggcgtgctgtgattcatgcggttgcaaagagttggacacgactgagcgactgaactgaactgaactgagggatagAATAAAGCCAAAGCATATGGTTCTTTGCTTTTCATGGGTGTAATGTAATGCCTGTCATGCAAATAGCAGGGTTGAGAGTTACTGCATAGCAATTATTGAGACTACAAGTGGCAGAAGGAAGAGTTTATAGCCAATTATATAATACTCTTTAAAGTATAGGCACATACCCAGGTTCATGTTTCCTGGTGAGCTTATGCCTTAGAATTTTCAGAATTGTGATCACATTAAATAGGAAACAAGTCCCAACTTTACACCTGGTTATGTAGGAAACCTCAAGGTGCCTGTAGCATGAAACCATATCCGTTGTTATTTTAGTGGTGGTGACATGATAGACTGCTAGTGACAGAAGGAAGAAAGTTAAGCAAATAGAATTAAGAAACATGGTACAATTTGTTATCCATTTCAAAGTTCATGAATGCTACGTTTATCCTGTGGCGTCTCTGTGGCAAAATCCACAGAGGGTCTTAATCTGCTATGCCACCAACTCTTGTTTTACTTTCAAGGCGCCACAGAATACATAGACCTTATTCCAGCATTAACTCTTTTTCCTTACTTGCTAAAACTCTACCCAGATAAACTCCTCATTCTCCAGTCAATAGTTTATGCTCAGACTTGTCTACATGTTTCATTAATATTGCTCCCTCTCTCTAGAATGCCTTCCTTTGCCTTCAAGGCCCAAGTCAAAGTCATACCCCATCCTTAAACCCTTTCCTAGCTCAGCAGTCTTACACATGGGGAGGCTGGTGTACTTCAGCTTCTGCCTTTTGCATATTACCATCTTGCATTTGTTGCTACTTCTTATGGAAATCATCTAACCAAATTAGAAGTTCCCTTAGAGGCAGGAACTTTACTTATCTGTATCCCATATGTACTTACCATAATGCTTAGCCCACCTTAAGTGAAATTTCAATGCCAGATCAAATAATAaagctagatttttttcttttcccccagaaTTTCCCAGGatggaaaaatgaataaagttttTTCACTAGGAGAGGAAGGCATAGAGAGCGGAAGCAAGTACATTGTCCTTCAATTCAGACTTGGAATGCTTTGCTTTTTATGTGGATTTCACCCTAGTGTAAATTCACCTCTGCCTTTTTACCTGTAAGAGATTTACCTTTGACTAGTTACTGAAGTGAATATTCAACTCTCTATTCTTTTTGCTCTAAGCtttgtgtttcttctctttcttaatatctttgttTCAGTAGCTTAATGTCTGAGTCAGGGTGCTTTTGAGTCAGGGTTCAGATCAGTACCATATCTACAGAATTATCTTTGCCTGTGACATAATTTCTGGATGTGAACTGATTGTCACTGATGgttttttttaacagtgtttGGGTACCCAGAGGTACCTGGGATTGACATCTTAACTCTGTATTATCCACTTTTAGAGAGTTTAATGCTGCTTTCTCAAAGCAATAAAAACACACTGAATTTGAAGAGCCTTGGGCATGAAAAGGCTCTAGATTATAACCTAAGTACTATACCCTACTGTTATTTCTGTCAGTGAACAGTTGGGATAAGGAgtgttcatttattaattttcttattaaaattgtgtctcccgcattggaggcagacgctttaacctctgagccaccagggaagcccttaaaattgTGTAGAGAAATTATTATGATTATGGTCCTCTCTTCCCTGTCTTACAAAATGATGTGTGTTAACTGATTGCATTTAGAGGATATGCCTGCTTTAGAATTCCCTTTTTCTGTTTCCCCTGCATTTCAGGATATCAACGCTTACAATGGTGAAGAGCCCACGGAAAAGTTACCTTTTCCCATCATTGATGATAAGAATCGGGACCTTGCTATCCAGTTGGGCATGCTGGACCCAGCAGAGAAAGACGAAAAGGGCATGCCTGTGACTGCTCGTGTGGTAAGTTGTGTACTACTAGATAATCTGACCAGGCAACATCTATCCGAGTAAATGCTTGGGGCAACTAAAGTAAATGGGTGAATATCTCCAGTTAGGAAATAAGTGTGTGCtggcactttcactttttatctaAATGCTGGTACAAAGTAAAATTTTTCAGCTAACTTATTAATAAACTGCTTAATTCACAGCTTTTGAAAATCTACATAGTTATCCTAACATGTCATCTAGAATTATGAAATCTTCTGCTATAGTTCTCCTGACAGCCCTCTCTTTAAAGCAGTGGgtcataagtgaagtgaagtccctcagtcatgtccgactctttgcaaccccatggactgtagcctatcaggctcctccatccatgggattttccaggcaagagtgctggagtggattgccatttccttctccacagtggGTCATAGTCTTCTTCATAAGGCATCTCTTGTTTTGAATTCTTATTTGTTCTGTCCTTATCCACCAGAGAACAAACTTATTCCCACATCtgcaaaaatgtataaaattttgaGGACCAGTGTCAACtcccatggggcttcccaagtggctctgcctgccaaagcaggagatgtgggtttgatccctgggttgggaagatcccctggagtaggaaatggcaacccactccagtattcttgcctgggaaatcccatggacagaggagcctggcgggctacagtccatggtcacaagagttggacataacttagctaGTAAACAACACCATCAACTCccattagtattatttttatgatcattttcCATAGTTAACATAGTACCTTCCTGAGACCTTTTCTGGATTCAGTTCACAAGTCAGTTTTTCTTACAGAGACagccaaaaccaaataaaattcCCTTCAAGTTTAGAAATATAACATAGAGAAGAAAATCATAACTACTCCAACTACCCAGTTTGTTTGGCATGTCTTTCTAGATACTTGGGggcttttgttattttgttttgttatacCCTTGAACATTTTTAATGACTAAAGAGCCTTATAAGAGGCTTTAATATCAAAAACACTCAGAGTTCTTCCTGTTTATGTGTCTGTGTACTTTGCAGGTATTTATTTTTGGTCCCGATAAGAAACTGAAACTGTCCATCCTCTACCCAGCTACCACTGGCAGGAACTTTGATGAGATTCTCAGAGTAATTATCTCTCTCCAGCTGACGGCAGAAAAGAGGGTGGCCACCCCGGTTGACTGGAAGGTAAAGATGCTAAAAGGGCAGAAACCCAACTTGCCTAGAAGGCCTATTGGCTCCCTTTAGGGTGTTATCTAGGGCTCTGTTTCTGGCATGCAAATACTGGGAGGATTTTTCCTCCTGGCTGAGTTTAGGATTTACTGAGAGGCCATTTTTCAGTCTTTAACACCTTTTATACAAAATACAAACTCCCTATATTTCTAACTTTTAGGTTATTTGGACAGATTAATTGGTTAGAATGATTACTTTTCCTaaataaaaggattaaaaaaaaaaaaaaaacttgaactcTTCCCTGATGGTAAAATATTTATAGCAGAACTTAGTTTAACCACTTAAGTCATGGGTATAAAACTATTTGGTGTATTAATGTCTTGAAACATTTCTCTTAAGCTCCAGTCTTTTAAACCCATGTAGAATTCTCTGAAACCTGTTTGTGAATTTTTAATCTCTATTATTCCAGCAATATGTAGGACATGGATAATATCACAAGAGTTTCTTAACATCGCTACGTTTTTTAATCCGCTAACCTGAATACCTGgtcttgttattttctttcttctgactgGCAAACCATTGAAATTCTGTGTCCATTCACTGAACCTATGTTTACTGAGCCCAGACAGTGGGCACTGGGATTTAGCAGTGAACAATCAGTGTAAAGTCCCTGCCCTCACAAAACTTACATTCCAGTGGGTAAAGACCAACAGTAAAGTTTACAGTATCTTAGGTGACAGTGTATGACAGAGAGTAATCATGCAaaggtggggagaaggggagcaGAGGTGGGAGGACTTGCTTTTATATTTGGCTGTCAAGGAAGGAAGGCTCTTCTCTGAAGAGAACTTTGGGGAGGACATAAACAAAGCGAGAGGCCAAGTCATGCATCTTTAGGAGGAAAGAGCACTGCAGGCTTAAAGGAACAGCTAAGGAGTTTTCCTAAAAGTGAGCTTGGCACGTTCAAGGAACAGGAGAGCCAGCATGCCTGgaaaagcagcagcaggaggtgaaGGTAGGGAccaagggtgaaagaggaaggcTGGGTTCAGTCACACAGGGTAGTGCAAAGGACTCatttagaataaattttaaaatgcagtagCAAACCATTACTGGGCTTAAAGCAGGACTATTTCTTGTTAAGGTGGGGAAATACTTCTCTTCCCAAAAGTGTCAAAGATCAATTTGTGAAAGTAAAATTCCTCAGGGGGAGAGAGCAAAGCAAAGGAGACTTGATTATTCTCATCATGAAAGACTGAACTTCACCATTCTCAATGTCTTTTCAATAGAATGGGGACAGCGTGATGGTCC of Capricornis sumatraensis isolate serow.1 chromosome 14, serow.2, whole genome shotgun sequence contains these proteins:
- the PRDX6 gene encoding peroxiredoxin-6, with the translated sequence MPGGLLLGDEAPNFEANTTIGRIRFHDYLGDSWGILFSHPRDFTPVCTTELGRAAKLAPEFAKRNVKMIALSIDSVEDHLAWSKDINAYNGEEPTEKLPFPIIDDKNRDLAIQLGMLDPAEKDEKGMPVTARVVFIFGPDKKLKLSILYPATTGRNFDEILRVIISLQLTAEKRVATPVDWKNGDSVMVLPTIPEEEAKKLFPKGVFTKELPSGKKYLRYTPQP